From a region of the Acinetobacter larvae genome:
- a CDS encoding membrane-bound PQQ-dependent dehydrogenase, glucose/quinate/shikimate family — MDTITHQQREGIGLKLFRIVFIVISLIIALFLIPKGFKLYQLGGTSYYLIAGIAYLLIALLYAIRHKTALVLSCLCYLGTIIWAFYEVRAFDYWQLVARLVVPTILWVLSLWLSRSLKSQQRFTGIANLVGVAGFLGLVATFVAAFFPHGVIRNQLDIQQKPELAKVNPANPENWEYFGRNSNSTRFAPFTDITPENVKDLQVAWTYRTGRPTEIGVDENTPIQIGDVLYSCTPTNIITAIDADSGKALWTFDPKARTEEHVTCRGVAYHDADRAAGVTANQTANQTVSNTTETLSQSAAKVCRQRILTSTVDGRLIALDAKTGKLCPDFGHAGQVDVLRDMGPTEQSKRYHPTATPVIVGHVALIGGWVRDIVHGEPSGVVRAYDVTTGHLAWAWDVGNPENSGVPTDGKTFTLETPNVWAVPSFDTDLNLVYLPTGNGPPDYWGGDRNAAKEKFGSAIVAVDADTGKTRWVFQTVHHDVWDYDVPSQPILHDITNAEGKTVPALIQTTKTGQIFVLDRRTGEPVMPVEERAVPTSPHSQGEKLAPTQPFSVGMPSIGVEDLKETDMWGMSTFDQLMCRIDFKDSVYTGMYTPPSEKSYIEWPGLLGGMNWGGAAIDESTNLMYVNDMRMPIRMRLVKQEEAKQYKVSTDEVPGFMGTIRPQIAGIYGGVKIDILQSPLGVPCNKPPFGTMSAIDLNSKKMLWQVPMGTVKDSGPLGIKTHLPIPVGMPTLGGPTATASGLVFFAGTQDYYLRAMDARTGKELWKARLPVGVVSAPLVYKSPKTGKQYVVVSAGGVSHSKDLGDYIIAYALPDHK, encoded by the coding sequence ATGGATACCATCACTCATCAACAGCGTGAAGGGATCGGGTTAAAGCTATTTAGAATCGTCTTTATAGTCATTAGTTTGATCATCGCGTTATTCTTAATACCGAAAGGTTTCAAGCTGTATCAGCTTGGCGGGACATCATATTATCTTATCGCTGGTATTGCCTATTTGCTGATAGCATTACTCTATGCAATACGCCATAAAACAGCTTTGGTACTGAGTTGCCTGTGTTATTTAGGCACCATCATTTGGGCATTTTATGAAGTCCGTGCTTTTGATTATTGGCAGTTAGTAGCACGTTTGGTGGTACCCACTATTCTTTGGGTCTTGAGCTTATGGTTAAGCCGTAGTTTAAAATCACAGCAACGGTTTACCGGTATTGCCAATCTTGTGGGGGTGGCTGGATTCTTAGGTTTAGTGGCGACATTTGTGGCAGCATTTTTCCCGCATGGTGTTATTCGGAACCAATTGGATATTCAACAAAAACCAGAATTGGCCAAAGTGAATCCCGCCAATCCAGAAAACTGGGAATATTTTGGTCGCAATAGTAACAGTACACGCTTTGCACCGTTTACCGATATTACCCCAGAAAATGTTAAAGATTTGCAGGTTGCATGGACATATCGTACAGGTCGTCCAACTGAAATTGGGGTGGATGAAAATACCCCGATTCAAATTGGCGACGTGTTGTATTCATGTACTCCAACCAATATTATTACTGCGATTGATGCAGATAGCGGGAAAGCTTTATGGACTTTTGATCCTAAAGCACGTACCGAAGAGCATGTGACGTGTCGTGGCGTAGCTTATCATGATGCAGATCGTGCTGCTGGTGTCACCGCAAACCAAACCGCAAATCAAACCGTGAGCAATACAACAGAAACGTTGAGTCAATCCGCTGCGAAAGTTTGTCGTCAGCGTATTTTGACCTCGACCGTGGATGGGCGTTTAATCGCTTTGGATGCCAAAACCGGTAAATTATGTCCTGATTTCGGTCATGCTGGACAGGTTGATGTATTACGTGACATGGGACCTACAGAACAGTCTAAACGTTATCACCCAACTGCAACCCCTGTCATTGTTGGTCATGTTGCCTTAATTGGTGGTTGGGTACGCGATATTGTACATGGTGAACCTTCTGGTGTGGTACGTGCCTACGATGTGACCACTGGTCATTTGGCATGGGCATGGGATGTGGGGAATCCTGAAAATTCGGGTGTACCGACTGATGGTAAGACCTTTACATTGGAAACCCCCAATGTTTGGGCTGTGCCAAGTTTTGATACCGATTTAAACTTGGTTTATTTACCGACAGGCAATGGACCACCAGATTACTGGGGCGGAGATCGTAATGCGGCCAAAGAAAAATTTGGCTCAGCCATTGTGGCCGTCGATGCCGATACGGGTAAAACCCGTTGGGTATTCCAAACGGTACACCACGATGTGTGGGATTATGATGTCCCTTCACAGCCTATTTTACATGACATCACCAATGCCGAAGGCAAAACCGTTCCAGCATTGATTCAAACCACCAAAACAGGTCAAATCTTTGTGCTAGACCGTCGTACGGGTGAACCTGTGATGCCGGTTGAGGAGCGTGCAGTGCCGACTTCACCACATTCACAGGGTGAAAAACTTGCACCAACACAGCCGTTTTCTGTGGGTATGCCATCAATTGGTGTGGAAGACCTAAAAGAAACAGACATGTGGGGTATGAGCACCTTTGATCAATTGATGTGTCGTATTGACTTTAAAGACTCTGTTTATACTGGTATGTATACGCCACCGAGTGAGAAATCTTATATTGAATGGCCTGGCTTATTGGGCGGCATGAATTGGGGGGGGGCAGCGATTGATGAGTCGACCAATTTGATGTATGTCAATGATATGCGTATGCCAATTCGCATGCGTTTGGTGAAACAAGAAGAAGCTAAACAGTATAAAGTCTCTACAGATGAAGTCCCTGGCTTTATGGGAACGATTCGCCCCCAAATTGCGGGTATTTATGGCGGTGTGAAAATTGATATTTTACAATCACCTTTGGGTGTACCGTGTAATAAACCGCCTTTTGGTACCATGAGTGCTATCGATCTCAACAGTAAAAAAATGTTGTGGCAAGTGCCGATGGGTACAGTCAAAGATAGTGGTCCTTTGGGCATCAAAACACACTTACCTATTCCTGTGGGCATGCCGACCTTAGGTGGTCCTACTGCAACAGCATCAGGTTTGGTATTCTTTGCGGGTACACAAGATTATTACTTACGTGCGATGGATGCACGTACAGGTAAGGAATTGTGGAAAGCACGTTTACCAGTCGGTGTCGTGTCTGCACCTTTGGTGTATAAGTCACCCAAAACGGGTAAACAGTATGTGGTGGTTTCTGCGGGGGGTGTCAGTCACTCTAAAGACTTAGGAGATTATATTATTGCCTATGCTTTGCCTGATCATAAATAA